The Alistipes finegoldii DSM 17242 DNA segment GGAATCCGCGCCACGATGTGGGTCGGCGACACGACGGCCGCTTCGGGCTTCAACACCTTCGACGGCTTCCTCAAAAGCGTCAAGGCAGGCGCCGAGCAGGAGCGGTTCCACAATTCGGTCTACGAAGCCGCCGACTTCACCAATCCCGAAAAGATCGTCGCGATCCTCGACGACCTCTGGCAGAACGCCGACGAACGTATCAAGGACCGCAAAGCCGAAGGCCAGCTCGCCTTCTTCGTCACCTCGGATCTCTACTACGCCTACGAAAAGTACCTCGACAGCAAGGGCGCCGACGCGGCCTACGCCGAAAGCACCAACGGCCGTCAGGGACTGGCCTACCACGGCATCCCGCTCGTCGACGTCCGTCTGGGGGCCTATCTGTCCGACACCTCGCTCCACAAGTCGTTCTGCCTGCTGACCGACCGCCGCAATCTCGTACTGGCCGTCAACACGTCCGACTTTCCGGGCAACGAAGTGCGCATGTGGTACAACCCCGACCTGATGGAGAACCGCCAGCGCGCCGTCTTCATGGCCGGATGCGACGTGATCGACGAGACGATGCTCTCTTACGCATTCCGGGTATAGCGATGACAGCGTCCACACCCCGCAAACCCGCCGGCGGCATCACGGCCGCCGCGATCACCCCCGCAGGAAATCTCCTGCGGGCGGCGCTGGGGGCCGACGGGCGCGCCGAAGCGGTATTCCGCGACGGGACGCTGCTCACGCGGCTGCCGCTCGCCGAACAACGCTCCTCCTATACCGAGCTGAGCGACACCCAAGCCGGACCGCAGCGCGTGCGTCATACGCTGAAGCTCGTCGTCAGCCGCGAAGCGGCCCGCACGCTTTTCGGCCCGGCATTCCGTCGCACGGCCGCGACCGAGGGGCTGATCGCAACCGTCACGGCCGCATCGGGCGAACGGCTGCTGATCGGCTGGTCGGCCCGGCTGGGGAGAGAACAACCCCTGCGGCTCGGCTCGGTGAGCAACGAATCGGGCGTAAAACCCCTCGACGGCACGCCGGTCGTCGTGACCCTCACCTGCGAGGACACCGACCCGGCCCCGGAACTCAAACAACAGGAACCATGAGCAAAAAGCACAAAATCAAACCGGCCGTCGCGGTGAACAACCGCACGGTCGATCCCTACATCACGCTCGGCGCGGGACGTGTCGAAAACGACGCGTTCTGGCGCTGGGGCGACGACAACCTCTTTCCCAACGCGCTGGCGCTGATGGCACGCCGTTCGGTGACCCACCGCCGCATCATCAACGACAAGGCCGACTACATTTCGGGCAAGGGCTTCACGTGCGACGAGGTGCAGCAGCCCCGGCTCGCGGCCTTCCTGCGCCACGTAAACGGCGACGGGGAGAGCCTGCGGCAGGTGCTCAACAAGCTGGCGTTCGACAAGGCGCTCTTCGGCAACGCATTTCTCGAAGCGGTGACCGACGCCGGGCATACGTTCCTTTCGCTGCACCATCAGGACGCCTCGCGCTGCCGGCTGGCCCGCGACTCGGCCCACGTTCTGCTCCACCACGACTGGACGGCATTCAAAGCGGCCGAAGCGCGGACCCTGCCCCTCTACCCGGCATTCGAAGAGCAGTCCGACGGCACGCTGCGCGCCGTGATCCACTACAAGGACTACGAACCGACGTTCGAACATTACGGCGTGCCGCCCTACATCGCGGGGTTCAACGTCTCGGCCATCGCCTACAAGACCGACAAGTGGAATATCTCGCGGCTCGACAACTCGTTCCAGCTCTCCGGCGTGATGATGCTCGACAGTACGGTGGACAGCGAAGCCGAAGCCGAACGCATCGTACGGCTGGCCGAGCAGAAATTCGCGGGCAACCCCGGACAGGTGATGTTCGTCATCCGCGACGGCGGCGAGCAGAACGACAATTCGCGTTTTATTCCGATCGCATCGCAGAACGAGGGCGACTGGCAGGCGCTGCACGAGCAGGCCGTGTCGGACATCGTCGTGGCCCACTCGTGGTTCCGGACCCTGAGCGGACTGGAATATGCTTCGGGATTCAGCGCCGAACGCATCCTGCACGAGTACGAAGTGGCCCTCAACACGGTCATCCTCGGCGAGCAGGCCGAACTGACCGAGCCGATCCGCCAGCTCCTGACATCCGTATCGGGATTCGACACGTCGTCGCTGCAAATCGTAAACCGTCCGCCGACACGCTCCAAGCCGATCTACATGAAGGTCTGGGAGGCCCGCAAGGCCGACGGACTGGAGTATGATCCCGACGACGAGCGCCAGCAGGCGTTTCTGTCCGAGATCACGAAGTATAATATCAGGAGCATAGAATAAGACCTGATTCTCCGGGTGCTTTCGAAACTTTCTGTTCGCCGCCTTCGGCGTCGTTTACAAGTCCGACCCGCCCCTGAATCCCCGCCCGGCGGGGAGTTGCCGCACGCGGCCAAGACGACGCAAAGGTTGTCTTGCTTTTCCCGCTCCAGCACGCTGTTGTCGCGTTTGTAGTTATGACGCCCCCGCGGGAACTTCCGCACCGCTTTCAGCGATATTCGAAAATCATTTCAATTACAACAACCATGAACACACTTATCACCCCCGCGCAGGCCGTCGCGCTGGCCTTCGCCGACGGGGAGTATCTCGCACCGGAGAGCGTCACGCAGAGCGACATCGCCGCGGCCGAACAGCGCTACCTCGTCCCGGTCATCGGGCGGCTGCTGTACGAGAAGCTTCTCTCAGGCTCGCACGCCGGCTTCACGACCGAATATCTTGCGGCTCCGGCGGCGCTTTTCACGCGCATCGCCCTCCAGCCGCGGCTCGACGTCCGCACCGGGCAGTGCGGCACCGTCGCGCCCAAATCCGCCGCCTACCAGCCCGCAGGCACGCAGGCCCTGCGCGAGCTGCAACGGAGCCTGCGCCGTCAGGCCCGGACGCTGCTGCGCCGCGCCGCCGAACACCTCGAAACGCACGCCGCCGAATTTCCGGAATACGACCCGCACAAGAACATCCTCAACCGCTGTACGACCGATGGAAACTTTGTACAGACTCGTTAGCGGTGCGGCGGCGGGGATCGCCGCCCTGTTCGCCCCGATCGGGCCGCTCGTGGCCTGCGCCGTGGTCTTCATCGGCATCGACTTCCTGTCAGGCGTCGCCGCCAGCCGCGCGGCGGCCCGCCGCGAAGGCCGCGCATGGTATTTCGAGAGCCGCGAAGCATGGCGCACGGTCCTCAAGCTGGCCCTTGCCATTACAGCAATCGCCATGGCGTGGCTGATCGACAGCTGCATCCTCGACTTCATGGAGCTGAACGTCGCGCGGCTCTTCACGGGCTTCACGTGCGGCGTGGAGCTGTGGTCGTTCCTCGAAAACGCGTCGCAGCTCTCCGACGCCCCGCTGTTCCGCTGGCTGCGCCGCTACGTACGCCGCCGCATCCGGAGAGAGACGGGCGATGAGTAGGGGGCTGAGCAACCGGAACCCCGGCAATATCCGGCAGTCGGCGGTCCGCTACAAAGGCGAGGTGCGGCCCTCGCGCGATCCGGCGTTCAAGCAGTTCGAATCCATGCCGTGGGGGTACCGGGCGATCTTCGTCCTCTTGGACACCTACCGCATCCGCCACGGTCTGGATACCATACGCGGCATGATCTCGCGCTGGGCCCCGCCTTCGGAGAACCGCACGGAAATCTACATCCGCGCAGTCGCCGACGCCGTGGGCATTGCCGACGACCGTCCGGTCGACACCCGCGACCGGACAACGATGCTCCGCATGGCGGCGGCCATTTCGCGGGTGGAAAACGGCACGGCGGCCGATATGGACGACGTGGAGCGGGGTTGGGAGCTATTTCGCCAATAGCAGCGGAGAGTCCCGCCCGATCCGGCGTCCGCATGAAAACCTTTTGCCTGAACAGCACACAAAACAGCCCTCTTTTGTTATATTTGCAGGTATGAAACCCGAATTCCTGCTTGCCAAACTCGACCGTATGCCGATGCTGAAAGCCGTCGTGCCGTTTGCGGCCGGGATTCTCGCCGCCGACCGTTTCGCACTGCCCCTGTGGTTTCTCGCAGGGGCCTTTTTGCTCTCCGGCGTCTCGGCGCTGCTTCTCCGGTCGCCGCTCTGCACCCTCGCCATGCTCTTCACGGCGGGATTCGGCGCGGCACAGCTCCGCGATACCGGACGCACGGTACCTTACGGGGTATACACGGCCTATGAACTCTCCGTCGAGGGCATCCCCGCCGACCGGGGCCGCTATGCTTCCGCCGAAGCGACCGTCACGGCGTGGCGCGACCCGGCCGACGGCACGTGGCACCCCGCAGGCGACCGGGTGACGCTCCATGCCGACAGCCTAACGGCCCTGCATCCGGGCGAGCGTCTCCGCTGCCGGGGCACGGTCCGGCCGCTGCGCGGCGGCGCGGAGAGTTACCGCCGCCTGATGACGCGGCGGGGATTCGCGGGAACGATATGGCTGTCGGAGCGAACCATACTCGAACGATTGCCCGCCCGCAATACGGCCCTGCATCTGCATGCCGCCGAACGAATGGGCCGTCTGAGAATCCCCGGCGACGCGGGTGCCGTCTGCCGCGCCATGACGGCGGGCGACCGGAGCGGCATCACGCCCGAACTGCGCGCGGCCTATTCGCGCAGCGGACTGTCGCACCTGCTGGCCGTATCGGGACTGCACACGGGCATCGTCTTCGCACTGGTCAATCTGCTGTTGTGGTGGCTGCCGCTGCTGCGCAGGGGCCATCTGCTGCGCAACCTGCTGGCGGCGGCCTGCATCTGGATTTACGTCGCCGCGGCGGGATTTCCGCCCAGCGCCGTGAGGGCGGCGGTGATGTTCACGATGCTCCAGTCCGCCCTCGCCTCCGCGTCGGAATACAACGGACTGAACGCCCTCGCCGCAGCCGCCTTCGGCATGCTGTTGTGGAATCCCGCATGGCTCGGAGACATCAGCTTCCAGCTCTCGTTTGCGGCCGTTGCGGCGATCCTCGCATGGGGCGTACCCCTCTGCCGCCGGCTCCGCACCCGGCGGCGGGCGCTGAACCCGATTACCGACGCGCTGGCGGTCAGCTTGGCGGCGACGCTGGCCACGGCGCCCCTCGTATCGCATACGTTCGGCATCGTGCCGCTGGCGGGAGTCGTCGTCAACCCGGCGGCGATCCTGCTCGGAAGCGTCGTGGTGCTGGCCGGCGCGCTCTGGATGCTGCTGCCGTTCGGATGGGCGGCCCCGGCATTCGAATGCGTGCTATCGCACACGGCCGAAGGACTCAACGCGCTGGCGCGCGTCACGGCGGATCTGTCCTGCGCAGCGGCGGAATACGCCCTCGGCGGAGGGGCGACGGCGGCCGTTTACCTCTTTTTCGCGCTCGCAACGGCTGCCGCATGGTCCGCCGAACCGAAAAAAAGCGTACATTTGCCCGCATGATGACCCCCGAAGAATACGAACTGCTGCTTACGGACGAAGTGCAGCGGGCCATTGCCGTCTCCCGCGGCCGCGATCCGCTGGACGTGGCCCTCGACCGCACCGTGCCCCACGCGCGGCTGGTCGCCACGCAGGTCAAATACCTCGCGCGGGCGGCATCGAAACTGCCGTCGTATGCCGCCGCGCAGTGCATACTCCCGCCGCTGGCCTTCGAGCAGGCGTCGAGCGAGGCGTGTGCGGCGCACAAACGGATCGACGGCGACACGGCGCTGGACCTCACCTGCGGACTGGGCGTCGATGCGCTTTTCCTGAGCCGCCGTTTCCGGCGCGTGGTGACGCTCGAACGCAGCGAAACGCTGGCCCGTATCGCCGCCGAAAACTTCCGGCGGCTCCAAGCCGCCAACATAGAGGTCGTCCACACCTCGGCCGAGGAGTATCTGCAACGGCCCGGACTGCGCTTCGACTGGATTTTCGCCGACCCCGACCGCCGCTCGGCCGACGGCCGCAAGCTGGTGCGGCTCGAAGCGTGCTCGCCCGACGTCACCGCCCTGATGCCGCTTATCGCGCGCGCGTCAGGGCGTCTGTGCATCAAGAACTCGCCGCTGTTCGACGTGGACGAAGCCCTGCGGCTCTTTCCCGACAGCCGCGTGGAGGTCGTCTCGCTCGGCGACGAGTGCAAGGAGGTGCTCGTCTACGCCGACGGCACGGGTCCCGCCCTCACGGCGACGGCGCTCGGCCGCGGCAGTTTCACGGCCACCCCCGGCCAGACGCCGCCGCCCGCACCCGACACCTTCGACCCGTCGCGCTACCGCTGGCTGGTCGTGCCCGACGTCGCGCTGCAGAAGGCGCGGCTGGCGCGGCTCCACCTGCGCGGCAAGGCCGACATCTGGAGCGAAAACGGCTACGGATTCGCCGCCGAAGAGCCGCAGGAGGTAATCGGCAAGGTATTCGCAGTCGAAAGCATCGAACCGTACGACCCGCGGCGGCTGAAACGCAGCCTGAAAGGAGCCGGAGCCGAGCTGATGAAACGCGACTTCCCGTTCGGAGCCGAGGAGCTGGCCCGGCGGCTGGGCGTGCACGCGGGAGCCGACGTGCGGCTGGCCTTCACCAAAATCGGAAACGGATTTTGGGCGGTCCGGTTGAAATAGCTATATTTGCAGCATATCGGAATGCGCCCGGCGGCGTTCGGCGCGCAGTCCGTTTGCAGGAATCGTAACAGCCTATGAAAATCAGCGAGATATTCACCTACTTCACCGACACGATCTTCCGGCGCGACATCAACGAATGGCGCAACCCGGTCATCCGGTGGCTCGTACAGCAGTACCGCCTGCTGTTCTACACGGCGCGGGGCCTGCTGGAACACGGCATGATCGTCCGCAGCGCGGCCCTCACATTCTATACGCTGATGTCGCTGGTGCCGATCGTAGCGGTGGTTTTCGCCGTGGTCAAGGGCTTCGGACTGGCCGACGGACTGATCGACAACCTCTACGCCCTCTTCCCGCAGAACCCCGAAATCATCGAC contains these protein-coding regions:
- a CDS encoding THUMP-like domain-containing protein; the protein is MMTPEEYELLLTDEVQRAIAVSRGRDPLDVALDRTVPHARLVATQVKYLARAASKLPSYAAAQCILPPLAFEQASSEACAAHKRIDGDTALDLTCGLGVDALFLSRRFRRVVTLERSETLARIAAENFRRLQAANIEVVHTSAEEYLQRPGLRFDWIFADPDRRSADGRKLVRLEACSPDVTALMPLIARASGRLCIKNSPLFDVDEALRLFPDSRVEVVSLGDECKEVLVYADGTGPALTATALGRGSFTATPGQTPPPAPDTFDPSRYRWLVVPDVALQKARLARLHLRGKADIWSENGYGFAAEEPQEVIGKVFAVESIEPYDPRRLKRSLKGAGAELMKRDFPFGAEELARRLGVHAGADVRLAFTKIGNGFWAVRLK
- a CDS encoding phage holin family protein, which translates into the protein METLYRLVSGAAAGIAALFAPIGPLVACAVVFIGIDFLSGVAASRAAARREGRAWYFESREAWRTVLKLALAITAIAMAWLIDSCILDFMELNVARLFTGFTCGVELWSFLENASQLSDAPLFRWLRRYVRRRIRRETGDE
- a CDS encoding phage portal protein, whose translation is MSKKHKIKPAVAVNNRTVDPYITLGAGRVENDAFWRWGDDNLFPNALALMARRSVTHRRIINDKADYISGKGFTCDEVQQPRLAAFLRHVNGDGESLRQVLNKLAFDKALFGNAFLEAVTDAGHTFLSLHHQDASRCRLARDSAHVLLHHDWTAFKAAEARTLPLYPAFEEQSDGTLRAVIHYKDYEPTFEHYGVPPYIAGFNVSAIAYKTDKWNISRLDNSFQLSGVMMLDSTVDSEAEAERIVRLAEQKFAGNPGQVMFVIRDGGEQNDNSRFIPIASQNEGDWQALHEQAVSDIVVAHSWFRTLSGLEYASGFSAERILHEYEVALNTVILGEQAELTEPIRQLLTSVSGFDTSSLQIVNRPPTRSKPIYMKVWEARKADGLEYDPDDERQQAFLSEITKYNIRSIE
- a CDS encoding ComEC/Rec2 family competence protein — its product is MKPEFLLAKLDRMPMLKAVVPFAAGILAADRFALPLWFLAGAFLLSGVSALLLRSPLCTLAMLFTAGFGAAQLRDTGRTVPYGVYTAYELSVEGIPADRGRYASAEATVTAWRDPADGTWHPAGDRVTLHADSLTALHPGERLRCRGTVRPLRGGAESYRRLMTRRGFAGTIWLSERTILERLPARNTALHLHAAERMGRLRIPGDAGAVCRAMTAGDRSGITPELRAAYSRSGLSHLLAVSGLHTGIVFALVNLLLWWLPLLRRGHLLRNLLAAACIWIYVAAAGFPPSAVRAAVMFTMLQSALASASEYNGLNALAAAAFGMLLWNPAWLGDISFQLSFAAVAAILAWGVPLCRRLRTRRRALNPITDALAVSLAATLATAPLVSHTFGIVPLAGVVVNPAAILLGSVVVLAGALWMLLPFGWAAPAFECVLSHTAEGLNALARVTADLSCAAAEYALGGGATAAVYLFFALATAAAWSAEPKKSVHLPA